The DNA segment GATGACGTCGCCTTCAACGGGCTGTACGGCGTGCTGCCGCGGCAGATGATCTCGCCTGATGCCGTCGAGCGCGTCGAGGTGTTCAAAGGCCCCAACGCCTTTCTCAATGGCGCCAGCCCCACCGGCACCGGCTTGGGCGGCAACGTCAACCTGCAACCCAAGCGCGCCGGCGACACGCCAACGCGTCGCTACACCCAGGACATCAGCAGCGATGGGCGCCTGGGCGAGCACTTGGACCTCGGTCAGCGATTTGGCGCGGACAACCGCTTGGGCGTGCGCCTGAACCTGTCTCAGCGCGAGGGTGAAACCGCGGTGGATGATCAGGACCAGCGCAGCAAGCTGTTCATGATCGGCCTGGATTACCGTGGCGACAACTTCAAGCTCTCGACCGACTTCGGCTATCAGAAACAGCGGGTCAACCACATGCGCAACTCGGTGCGCCTGGGCGGCGGCCTGACGGATATTCCACGCGCCCCCGACGCCGATCACAACTACGGCCAGGAGTGGGCCTGGACCGAAACCGAGGACACCTTCGGCATGGTCCGCGGCGACTATGATTTCAACGACAACTGGAGCGGCTACCTGGCCGGTGGTGCCAAGCACACCCACGAGAATGGCTTCTACGGTACGCCGATCCTTACCGACAGCAGCGGCGCGGCGACTATCGGTGGCTCCAAGATCCCCCATAACGAGGACAACACGACCCTCATGGCCGGCATCAACGGCCGCTTCCAGACCGGGCCGCTGAGCCATCAGCTGAATATCGGCGCGGCAAGTATCTGGACCCAACAGGAGAACGCCTTCGTCTTCTATAACTCGCAAGACACCAACATCTACCACACCGACCCGCTACCCAAACCGACCACGCCGACCTTCGTCGGCGGCAAGCTGGACGACCCGGGCGTGACCGGCAAAACCCGCAACCGCAGTATCGCCATCTCCGATACCGTGGGCCTGTTCGACGACACCCTGCTGCTGACCGCAGGGGTGCGCCGCCAGCAACTGCGGGTCGAGGGCTATGCCTATGACGGCGAGGGCGCGGATGCTGGGCGCAATGCCTTCTACGATGAAGCGGTCACCACGCCCGTGTATGGCATCGTCTACAAGCTCAATCCGTCGATCTCGCTGTACGCCAACCGCATCGAAGGCCTGGCCCAGGGCGCAACGGCTTCAGGGCAGGTGATCAATGCCGGCGAGGTATTTGCGCCCGCCGAGACCAAGCAGGTCGAAGCCGGGGTCAAGTTCGACTATCAGCGCTTTGGCGCCAACCTCGCGGTTTATCGCATCGAGCGGCCCACTGATGGCTTTGTCCAGGGCAACGTGTTCGTCCAGGATGGTGAGCAGATCAACAAGGGCGTGGAGCTGAGCGTGTTCGGCGAACCGATTGCCGGCTTGCGGCTGATGGCCGGCGGCACGCGCATGGACACCGAGTTGAAAAACACCTTGGATGGCAGCAATGACGGCAACCACGCCGTCGGGGTGCCGACCTTCCAGCTCAACGCCAGCGTCGACTGGGATGTGCCGGGGCTTGAGGGGCTGGCGCTGAATGCGCGCATGCTGCGCACTGGCGGGCAGTATGCCGACCCTGGCAACACGCTCAGCCTGCCGACCTGGAACCGCTTCGATGTCGGCGCGCGCTATCGCTTTAGCGTGCAGCGCAAGGACATCACCTTGCGGGTCAATGTGGAGAACCTCACCGACAAGAATTACTGGGCCTCGGCCAATGGTGGTTACCTGACCCAGGGCGATCCGCGGTTGGTGAAGTTCTCAGGCTCGATCGATTTTTAAGTGGCGTCGATTGGCGATGAGGCGGCAACTGTTGGCAGGCCAACAGCAGCCCTACACTTTGCCCGCCCTCATTCACTGAAAACGTCGCCAACCCCAATAAAATCAGGCCCTTGAACCCGGCACAACTCCTGCAATAGCCCATTGACCATCCTTGGGCCTTGCGCAGGAGCGACCTTGAATCATCCAATCCTTCCCCTGATCCCGCTATGTGCCGCCTTGGCCCTGGTCGGCTGCGAGCGCGCCGAGCAGCGTACGGTCCACAGCGACCAGCCGGTGCATGGCGGCACCTTGGTCTACGCAACCGACCGCGAGCCGACCTGCCTCGACCCGCACGTTGCCGGCGACATGCCCCAGGTGTTCGTCGCCCAGCAGTACCTCGACTCGTTGGTGTCGATGGACAGCGACGGGCGTATCGGCCCGTGGCTGGCGACCCGCTGGGAGGTGTCCGCCGACGGCTTGCGCTACACCTTCCACCTGCGCCGCGACGTGCGCTTCACCGACGGCACGCCATTCAACGCCGAGGCGGTCAAGGCCAACCTCGACCATATGGCCGATCCCAAGACCCAATCGAGCACGGCCGGCGGCTATATCCGCCAGTACCGTGGCACCGATGTGATCGACGACTACACCGCCGTGGTGCGCCTGGCCACGCCCTATGCGGCGTTCCTCGAAGTCTTGGCCCAGGGCTTTCTGGGTATCCAGTCACCCACCGCGCTCAAGCGCAGCCGTGACCAGAACTGCGAAAGCCCCGTGGGCAGCGGCCCGTTCAAGGTGGCCCGTTGGGACCGGCAGAACCAGGTCGAGCTGGTCCGTAACCCGGACTACAACTGGGCGCCGCCTACCGCCAAGCATCAAGGCCCAGCGTATCTGGAGCGGATCGTCTGGAAGTTCATCCAGGAGCCTTCGGTGCGTTTTGCCTCGCTGCAGGCGGGCGAGGTGGATGTGATCGAAACCCTGCCGCCGGAATCCCACGAAGCCGCGCGGCGCAACCCAGACGTTGAGTTGATCGTCGCCCAGCGCCCTGGCAACCCCACCAACGGCACCTTCAACATGCGCCGTGCGCCGTTCGACGATATCCGGGTGCGCGAGGCGTTCGTGCGCAGCGCTGATGTCGAGGGCGCGCTCAAGAGTGTCTACTTTGGCGAGTTTCCGCGTGCTGCCGGGCCACTGAGCGTGGCCACGCCGTTCTACAGCGGCGATTTCGAAGACAGCC comes from the Pseudomonas urmiensis genome and includes:
- a CDS encoding TonB-dependent receptor gives rise to the protein MARPCPVRPTLLALCCSLAVNAQAADGPIELDATAVNAEAAKPSPSQLPEAFAGGQVARGGQMGILGNQDMMDVPFTMTSYTAQLIEDQQAEDIGDVLLNDPSVRQSFGFGNQSQVFVIRGLPLNGDDVAFNGLYGVLPRQMISPDAVERVEVFKGPNAFLNGASPTGTGLGGNVNLQPKRAGDTPTRRYTQDISSDGRLGEHLDLGQRFGADNRLGVRLNLSQREGETAVDDQDQRSKLFMIGLDYRGDNFKLSTDFGYQKQRVNHMRNSVRLGGGLTDIPRAPDADHNYGQEWAWTETEDTFGMVRGDYDFNDNWSGYLAGGAKHTHENGFYGTPILTDSSGAATIGGSKIPHNEDNTTLMAGINGRFQTGPLSHQLNIGAASIWTQQENAFVFYNSQDTNIYHTDPLPKPTTPTFVGGKLDDPGVTGKTRNRSIAISDTVGLFDDTLLLTAGVRRQQLRVEGYAYDGEGADAGRNAFYDEAVTTPVYGIVYKLNPSISLYANRIEGLAQGATASGQVINAGEVFAPAETKQVEAGVKFDYQRFGANLAVYRIERPTDGFVQGNVFVQDGEQINKGVELSVFGEPIAGLRLMAGGTRMDTELKNTLDGSNDGNHAVGVPTFQLNASVDWDVPGLEGLALNARMLRTGGQYADPGNTLSLPTWNRFDVGARYRFSVQRKDITLRVNVENLTDKNYWASANGGYLTQGDPRLVKFSGSIDF
- a CDS encoding ABC transporter substrate-binding protein, translating into MALVGCERAEQRTVHSDQPVHGGTLVYATDREPTCLDPHVAGDMPQVFVAQQYLDSLVSMDSDGRIGPWLATRWEVSADGLRYTFHLRRDVRFTDGTPFNAEAVKANLDHMADPKTQSSTAGGYIRQYRGTDVIDDYTAVVRLATPYAAFLEVLAQGFLGIQSPTALKRSRDQNCESPVGSGPFKVARWDRQNQVELVRNPDYNWAPPTAKHQGPAYLERIVWKFIQEPSVRFASLQAGEVDVIETLPPESHEAARRNPDVELIVAQRPGNPTNGTFNMRRAPFDDIRVREAFVRSADVEGALKSVYFGEFPRAAGPLSVATPFYSGDFEDSQNYQPARAAKLLDEAGWTGRDADGYRTKDGKRLSATVLIGARTPPSELTLWEQVQATTRQVGLELVLDQMSDAQVTARQAAWDYDIRTGYWNTNTPDVLRIIFSSAFVQPAGVGGYHQNSSGYADPGFDALLESALATQDPEQRRALYHRAQQQAAAQYLQLNTYPQSTRLGIYKTAHGVRLEPSLAVTYLYDAWVSK